A window from Primulina eburnea isolate SZY01 chromosome 2, ASM2296580v1, whole genome shotgun sequence encodes these proteins:
- the LOC140823648 gene encoding allene oxide cyclase, chloroplastic-like, translated as MAASSASPVLKANLLPSSTKLPPAATGSSLQKLVSFSPSNINPLIISKKLTAVPTRRSFSCKIQTEINPTDSRSVSGKVQELKVYEINERDRCSPAVLRLSGKPVTSLGDLVPFSNKVYTGDLKKRAGITAGICVLIKNEPEKNGIRFEAIYSFHFGDYGSISVQGPYLTHEDSYLAVTGGSGVFEGVYGQVKLQQLVYPFKLFYTFHLKGIPDLPAELMGEAVPPSPEVEPTAAAKACEPGSTVPNFSD; from the exons ATGGCAGCTTCATCGGCTTCCCCCGTTCTCAAGGCCAACCTCCTTCCATCTTCCACCAAGCTGCCGCCCGCCGCCACGGGTTCCTCACTCCAAAAGCTTGTCTCTTTCAGCCCATCTAACATTAATCCATTAATCATCTCCAAGAAACTCACAGCAGTTCCCACCAGAAGATCATTCTCATGCAAGATCCAGACTGAGATCAACCCAACAGATTCAAGATCAG TTTCTGGTAAAGTTCAAGAACTGAAAGTGTACGAGATCAACGAGCGGGACCGTTGCAGCCCTGCTGTTCTTCGGCTGAGCGGAAAGCCTGTCACTTCTCTCGGCGATCTCGTCCCTTTCAGCAACAAG GTGTATACAGGGGACCTGAAGAAACGCGCTGGGATAACAGCCGGAATCTGCGTGCTGATCAAGAACGAGCCTGAGAAGAACGGTATTCGCTTCGAAGCAATCTACAGTTTCCACTTCGGAGATTACGGCAGCATATCTGTGCAAGGACCGTATCTAACTCACGAGGACTCGTATCTCGCCGTCACCGGCGGCTCCGGCGTGTTTGAGGGGGTGTACGGACAGGTGAAGCTCCAACAGCTCGTGTATCCTTTCAAGCTGTTCTACACTTTCCACTTGAAGGGCATACCTGATCTCCCGGCGGAGTTGATGGGGGAGGCGGTGCCTCCGTCGCCTGAAGTGGAACCGACCGCCGCTGCTAAAGCTTGTGAGCCGGGCTCTACTGTTCCGAATTTCAGTGATTAG
- the LOC140823649 gene encoding cell cycle checkpoint protein RAD17 isoform X1, with protein sequence MGKGKRKPTIVISSSDDDEEDKNALVKASLRSSASTPTRKNSKKLKRVSLSSSCPRSLRNPELNGFDEVKRFCEEFDQGFAQFKVSSGSGRNKDLWVDKYKPTSLKELAVHKKKVEEVKEWFQERLKNSRNSLDSNLLLISGQAGVGKSATIYAVASHLGADVWEWNTPTPTIWQEHLYISNSGIRYMSKLDEFDSFVEKIRKYGLVSSPLDRVSQRLSILLIDDLPVVNGKVSYGRLHRCLHLLLRSVHIPTAILINDYVKSDSAEHHRYWEELQSSLQNAGAYKVTFNPITVNSIRKTLSKICRVEQLEASDEQIDLIAKASGGDIRHAITSLQYFALQPHLVRSLCITERHSSYPEEKEYGDTHLDDCFSLPFGKDANLSLFHALGKFLHNKREAESLVASDISVFVDGDVFLLKEKYVRCPLKMDAPELVLSQAHGQARVVADFLQENVLDFVDEEAIEDAAVVTGYLSDTDLLLAPVGGTLSRNFEVENVVQSAAASVAVRGVLFGNTHPVSSRWHAIRRPKLWQVQQSQWQNKCQMANLQDGHNSAYIKNLNLSVFATEFKYALTTLGCRAQEDNEGYHLFNEVNMAEDEYFDASTLGYEDDEIEDW encoded by the exons ATGGGCAAAGGAAAAAGGAAGCCAACAATTGTCATTTCATCATCCGATGACGATGAAGAAGACAAAAATGCCTTAGTGAAAGCCAGTCTCAGATCTTCAGCTTCAACACCCACGCGGAAGAACTCGAAAAAGCTTAAGAGGGTTTCACTCTCCAGTTCGTGTCCGCGGTCCTTACGAAACCCAGAGTTAAATGGCTTCGATGAG GTCAAGCGCTTTTGCGAGGAATTTGACCAAGGGTTCGCCCAGTTCAAGGTATCATCtg GTTCTGGAAGGAACAAGGACCTGTGGGTTGACAAGTATAAGCCTACCTCTTTGAAGGAATTAGCAGTTCACAAGAAGAAG GTCGAAGAAGTTAAAGAGTGGTTCCAGGAGAGACTGAAAAATTCTAGG AACAGTTTGGATAGTAATCTACTCCTCATATCAGGGCAAGCCGGAGTCGGAAAATCT GCGACTATCTATGCAGTTGCATCTCATCTTGGAGCTGACGTTTGGGAATGGAATACACCAACCCCCACCATATGGCAGGAACATCTTTATATTTCTAATTCAG GGATACGATATATGTCGAAGCTGGATGAGTTTGATAGTTTTGTTGAAAAGATAAGGAAATATGGATTGGTTTCATCACCCTTGGACAGGGTCTCTCAGAGATTATCAATACTCTTGATTGATGATCTTCCTGTTGTAAATGGGAAGGTCTCTTATGGAAGACTTCATAGGTGCTTGCATCTTCTTTTGCGATCAGTTCATATACCAACGGCTATATTGATCAACGACTATGTCAAATCTGACTCTGCAGAGCACCACAGGtactgggaagagttacagTCTTCTCTACAAAATGCTGGGGCTTATAAG GTTACATTTAATCCGATCACTGTCAATTCCATCAGAAAAACACTTTCCAAAATATGCAGAGTGGAACAATTAGAAGCTAGTGATGAACAAATTGATCTAATTGCAAAAGCCAGTGGAGGGGATATAAGACATGCGATTACATCCTTGCAGTATTTCGCTCTGCAACCACATTTAGTGCGTTCTTTATGTATTACAGAGAGGCATTCAAGTTATCCAGAAGAGAAAGAATACGGCGATACTCATTTGGATGATTGTTTTTCTTTACCATTTGGAAAGGATGCAAATCTATCATTATTCCATGCTTTGGGAAAATTTTTGCACAATAAACGAGAGGCTGAGAGTTTAGTTGCATCAGATATATCTGTGTTTGTAGATGGAGACGTGTTTCTTTTAAAGGAGAAATATGTCAGATGTCCTCTCAAAATGGATGCTCCAGAGTTGGTTCTTTCCCAGGCCCATGGGCAAGCAAGGGTTGTTGCTGATTTTCTACAAGAAAATG TTTTAGATTTTGTGGATGAGGAAGCAATTGAGGATGCAGCAGTTGTTACCGGATATTTGAGTGATACTGACTTACTTCTTGCACCAGTAGGCGGAACTTTGAGTCGGAACTTTGAAGTTGAAAATGTTGTACAATCTGCAGCTGCTTCGGTTGCAGTGCGTGGGGTGTTATTTGGGAACACTCATCCGGTGTCTTCTAG GTGGCATGCTATTCGCCGTCCAAAACTCTGGCAGGTCCAGCAGTCTCAGTGGCAAAATAAG TGTCAAATGGCGAATCTACAAGATGGTCATAATAGTGCCTACATAAAAAATCTCAATCTCTCAGTTTTTGCGACAGAGTTTAAATATGCTCTTACTACGCTTGGATGTAGAGCGCAAGAAGATAACGAAGGCTACCATTTATTCAATGAAGTTAACATGGCGGAAGATGAATACTTTGATGCATCTACTTTGGGTTACGAGGACGATGAAATAGAGGATTGGTAA
- the LOC140823649 gene encoding cell cycle checkpoint protein RAD17 isoform X2, whose product MGKGKRKPTIVISSSDDDEEDKNALVKASLRSSASTPTRKNSKKLKRVSLSSSCPRSLRNPELNGFDEVKRFCEEFDQGFAQFKVSSGSGRNKDLWVDKYKPTSLKELAVHKKKVEEVKEWFQERLKNSRNSLDSNLLLISGQAGVGKSATIYAVASHLGADVWEWNTPTPTIWQEHLYISNSGIRYMSKLDEFDSFVEKIRKYGLVSSPLDRVSQRLSILLIDDLPVVNGKVSYGRLHRCLHLLLRSVHIPTAILINDYVKSDSAEHHRYWEELQSSLQNAGAYKVTFNPITVNSIRKTLSKICRVEQLEASDEQIDLIAKASGGDIRHAITSLQYFALQPHLVRSLCITERHSSYPEEKEYGDTHLDDCFSLPFGKDANLSLFHALGKFLHNKREAESLVASDISVFVDGDVFLLKEKYVRCPLKMDAPELVLSQAHGQARVVADFLQENVLDFVDEEAIEDAAVVTGYLSDTDLLLAPVGGTLSRNFEVENVVQSAAASVAVRGVLFGNTHPVSSRWHAIRRPKLWQVQQSQWQNKCQMANLQDEFKYALTTLGCRAQEDNEGYHLFNEVNMAEDEYFDASTLGYEDDEIEDW is encoded by the exons ATGGGCAAAGGAAAAAGGAAGCCAACAATTGTCATTTCATCATCCGATGACGATGAAGAAGACAAAAATGCCTTAGTGAAAGCCAGTCTCAGATCTTCAGCTTCAACACCCACGCGGAAGAACTCGAAAAAGCTTAAGAGGGTTTCACTCTCCAGTTCGTGTCCGCGGTCCTTACGAAACCCAGAGTTAAATGGCTTCGATGAG GTCAAGCGCTTTTGCGAGGAATTTGACCAAGGGTTCGCCCAGTTCAAGGTATCATCtg GTTCTGGAAGGAACAAGGACCTGTGGGTTGACAAGTATAAGCCTACCTCTTTGAAGGAATTAGCAGTTCACAAGAAGAAG GTCGAAGAAGTTAAAGAGTGGTTCCAGGAGAGACTGAAAAATTCTAGG AACAGTTTGGATAGTAATCTACTCCTCATATCAGGGCAAGCCGGAGTCGGAAAATCT GCGACTATCTATGCAGTTGCATCTCATCTTGGAGCTGACGTTTGGGAATGGAATACACCAACCCCCACCATATGGCAGGAACATCTTTATATTTCTAATTCAG GGATACGATATATGTCGAAGCTGGATGAGTTTGATAGTTTTGTTGAAAAGATAAGGAAATATGGATTGGTTTCATCACCCTTGGACAGGGTCTCTCAGAGATTATCAATACTCTTGATTGATGATCTTCCTGTTGTAAATGGGAAGGTCTCTTATGGAAGACTTCATAGGTGCTTGCATCTTCTTTTGCGATCAGTTCATATACCAACGGCTATATTGATCAACGACTATGTCAAATCTGACTCTGCAGAGCACCACAGGtactgggaagagttacagTCTTCTCTACAAAATGCTGGGGCTTATAAG GTTACATTTAATCCGATCACTGTCAATTCCATCAGAAAAACACTTTCCAAAATATGCAGAGTGGAACAATTAGAAGCTAGTGATGAACAAATTGATCTAATTGCAAAAGCCAGTGGAGGGGATATAAGACATGCGATTACATCCTTGCAGTATTTCGCTCTGCAACCACATTTAGTGCGTTCTTTATGTATTACAGAGAGGCATTCAAGTTATCCAGAAGAGAAAGAATACGGCGATACTCATTTGGATGATTGTTTTTCTTTACCATTTGGAAAGGATGCAAATCTATCATTATTCCATGCTTTGGGAAAATTTTTGCACAATAAACGAGAGGCTGAGAGTTTAGTTGCATCAGATATATCTGTGTTTGTAGATGGAGACGTGTTTCTTTTAAAGGAGAAATATGTCAGATGTCCTCTCAAAATGGATGCTCCAGAGTTGGTTCTTTCCCAGGCCCATGGGCAAGCAAGGGTTGTTGCTGATTTTCTACAAGAAAATG TTTTAGATTTTGTGGATGAGGAAGCAATTGAGGATGCAGCAGTTGTTACCGGATATTTGAGTGATACTGACTTACTTCTTGCACCAGTAGGCGGAACTTTGAGTCGGAACTTTGAAGTTGAAAATGTTGTACAATCTGCAGCTGCTTCGGTTGCAGTGCGTGGGGTGTTATTTGGGAACACTCATCCGGTGTCTTCTAG GTGGCATGCTATTCGCCGTCCAAAACTCTGGCAGGTCCAGCAGTCTCAGTGGCAAAATAAG TGTCAAATGGCGAATCTACAAGATG AGTTTAAATATGCTCTTACTACGCTTGGATGTAGAGCGCAAGAAGATAACGAAGGCTACCATTTATTCAATGAAGTTAACATGGCGGAAGATGAATACTTTGATGCATCTACTTTGGGTTACGAGGACGATGAAATAGAGGATTGGTAA
- the LOC140823649 gene encoding cell cycle checkpoint protein RAD17 isoform X3 — protein sequence MGKGKRKPTIVISSSDDDEEDKNALVKASLRSSASTPTRKNSKKLKRVSLSSSCPRSLRNPELNGFDEVKRFCEEFDQGFAQFKVSSGSGRNKDLWVDKYKPTSLKELAVHKKKVEEVKEWFQERLKNSRNSLDSNLLLISGQAGVGKSATIYAVASHLGADVWEWNTPTPTIWQEHLYISNSGIRYMSKLDEFDSFVEKIRKYGLVSSPLDRVSQRLSILLIDDLPVVNGKVSYGRLHRYWEELQSSLQNAGAYKVTFNPITVNSIRKTLSKICRVEQLEASDEQIDLIAKASGGDIRHAITSLQYFALQPHLVRSLCITERHSSYPEEKEYGDTHLDDCFSLPFGKDANLSLFHALGKFLHNKREAESLVASDISVFVDGDVFLLKEKYVRCPLKMDAPELVLSQAHGQARVVADFLQENVLDFVDEEAIEDAAVVTGYLSDTDLLLAPVGGTLSRNFEVENVVQSAAASVAVRGVLFGNTHPVSSRWHAIRRPKLWQVQQSQWQNKCQMANLQDGHNSAYIKNLNLSVFATEFKYALTTLGCRAQEDNEGYHLFNEVNMAEDEYFDASTLGYEDDEIEDW from the exons ATGGGCAAAGGAAAAAGGAAGCCAACAATTGTCATTTCATCATCCGATGACGATGAAGAAGACAAAAATGCCTTAGTGAAAGCCAGTCTCAGATCTTCAGCTTCAACACCCACGCGGAAGAACTCGAAAAAGCTTAAGAGGGTTTCACTCTCCAGTTCGTGTCCGCGGTCCTTACGAAACCCAGAGTTAAATGGCTTCGATGAG GTCAAGCGCTTTTGCGAGGAATTTGACCAAGGGTTCGCCCAGTTCAAGGTATCATCtg GTTCTGGAAGGAACAAGGACCTGTGGGTTGACAAGTATAAGCCTACCTCTTTGAAGGAATTAGCAGTTCACAAGAAGAAG GTCGAAGAAGTTAAAGAGTGGTTCCAGGAGAGACTGAAAAATTCTAGG AACAGTTTGGATAGTAATCTACTCCTCATATCAGGGCAAGCCGGAGTCGGAAAATCT GCGACTATCTATGCAGTTGCATCTCATCTTGGAGCTGACGTTTGGGAATGGAATACACCAACCCCCACCATATGGCAGGAACATCTTTATATTTCTAATTCAG GGATACGATATATGTCGAAGCTGGATGAGTTTGATAGTTTTGTTGAAAAGATAAGGAAATATGGATTGGTTTCATCACCCTTGGACAGGGTCTCTCAGAGATTATCAATACTCTTGATTGATGATCTTCCTGTTGTAAATGGGAAGGTCTCTTATGGAAGACTTCATAG GtactgggaagagttacagTCTTCTCTACAAAATGCTGGGGCTTATAAG GTTACATTTAATCCGATCACTGTCAATTCCATCAGAAAAACACTTTCCAAAATATGCAGAGTGGAACAATTAGAAGCTAGTGATGAACAAATTGATCTAATTGCAAAAGCCAGTGGAGGGGATATAAGACATGCGATTACATCCTTGCAGTATTTCGCTCTGCAACCACATTTAGTGCGTTCTTTATGTATTACAGAGAGGCATTCAAGTTATCCAGAAGAGAAAGAATACGGCGATACTCATTTGGATGATTGTTTTTCTTTACCATTTGGAAAGGATGCAAATCTATCATTATTCCATGCTTTGGGAAAATTTTTGCACAATAAACGAGAGGCTGAGAGTTTAGTTGCATCAGATATATCTGTGTTTGTAGATGGAGACGTGTTTCTTTTAAAGGAGAAATATGTCAGATGTCCTCTCAAAATGGATGCTCCAGAGTTGGTTCTTTCCCAGGCCCATGGGCAAGCAAGGGTTGTTGCTGATTTTCTACAAGAAAATG TTTTAGATTTTGTGGATGAGGAAGCAATTGAGGATGCAGCAGTTGTTACCGGATATTTGAGTGATACTGACTTACTTCTTGCACCAGTAGGCGGAACTTTGAGTCGGAACTTTGAAGTTGAAAATGTTGTACAATCTGCAGCTGCTTCGGTTGCAGTGCGTGGGGTGTTATTTGGGAACACTCATCCGGTGTCTTCTAG GTGGCATGCTATTCGCCGTCCAAAACTCTGGCAGGTCCAGCAGTCTCAGTGGCAAAATAAG TGTCAAATGGCGAATCTACAAGATGGTCATAATAGTGCCTACATAAAAAATCTCAATCTCTCAGTTTTTGCGACAGAGTTTAAATATGCTCTTACTACGCTTGGATGTAGAGCGCAAGAAGATAACGAAGGCTACCATTTATTCAATGAAGTTAACATGGCGGAAGATGAATACTTTGATGCATCTACTTTGGGTTACGAGGACGATGAAATAGAGGATTGGTAA
- the LOC140823650 gene encoding protein POLLENLESS 3-LIKE 2-like, which translates to MWNGQPGFRHTKSAPSSPAKPLGISRTSSASFHITHKVPVGDTPYVRAKNVQLVDKDPERAIPLFWAAINAGDRVDSALKDMAIVMKQQNRAGEAIEAIKSLRSRCSDQAQESLDNILLDLYKRCGRIDDQIGLLRHKLYLIQQGMAFNGKRTKTARSQGKKFQVSVEQEATRLLGNLGWALMQQNNYIEAEEAYRRALLLAPDNNKMCNLGICLMKQGRIAEAKETLQRVKPAGINGPRGVDSHLKAYERAQQMLLDLESETMKKGGDRVEQRRLFDAFLGSSTIWQPQPCKENSTTENSLILEEEFADENTHSNINSTVHSQGQKGFRKCGVLSAETNSLNVAASPFFYSTKYPISETLKRTRSGNMANPLKKTTLPLTEPEVIRGKQQPTIPPQTSGEKWADFLPDCEDFEEAIIAAVLGLEYGAKTANESKSDDAGVLQKKVDKRLKVFQEITPSLSPRA; encoded by the exons ATGTGGAATGGGCAGCCAGGTTTCCGACACACAAAATCGGCTCCATCTTCACCCGCTAAGCCACTCGGAATCTCCCGAACCAGTTCTGCATCATTCCACATTACCCACAAGGTCCCAGTTGGCGATACTCCTTATGTCCGAGCCAAgaatgttcaa CTTGTGGATAAGGATCCTGAGAGGGCGATTCCCTTGTTTTGGGCAGCCATTAATGCTGGAGATAGAGTGGATAGTGCTCTAAAAGATATGGCCATTGTAATGAAGCAGCAAAATAGGGCAGGGGAAGCCATTGAAGCTATTAAATCCTTGCGCAGTAGGTGTTCGGATCAGGCTCAAGAATCTCTTGACAATATCTTATTAGACCTCTACAAG AGATGTGGAAGAATAGATGACCAAATAGGACTTTTGAGGCACAAATTGTATCTCATTCAACAAGGTATGGCCTTCAATGGGAAGCGCACTAAGACTGCAAGGTCGCAAGGCAAGAAATTCCAGGTTTCTGTGGAGCAGGAAGCCACAAGATTACTG GGGAACTTAGGGTGGGCACTGATGCAGCAAAACAATTATATAGAGGCAGAGGAGGCTTATAGGAGAGCCCTTTTGCTTGCACCAGACAATAACAAGATGTGTAACCTTGGTATTTGCTTGATGAAGCAAGGGAGGATAGCGGAGGCAAAAGAAACTCTTCAGAGAGTGAAACCAGCAGGAATCAATGGCCCCAGAGGTGTCGATTCTCATCTTAAGGCATACGAGAGAGCCCAACAAATGTTACTGGATCTAGAATCGGAGACGATGAAGAAAGGTGGTGACCGAGTCGAGCAAAGGAGGCTTTTTGATGCATTCTTAGGTTCCTCCACCATCTGGCAGCCTCAGCCTTGCAAAGAGAACAGCACCACAGAGAATTCTTTGATTCTTGAAGAAGAATTTGCTGATGAAAATACCCATTCGAATATCAACTCTACGGTTCATTCCCAAGGGCAAAAAGGTTTCAGGAAATGTGGCGTTTTATCTGCTGAAACCAATTCGCTTAATGTTGCCGCATCACCATTTTTCTATTCAACAAAATATCCCATTTCAGAGACCCTTAAAAGAACAAGGTCCGGGAACATGGCGAACCCACTGAAAAAGACAACATTGCCCCTGACCGAGCCAGAAGTAATAAGGGGAAAGCAGCAGCCAACCATCCCACCACAGACAAGCGGTGAGAAATGGGCAGATTTTTTACCAGATTGCGAGGACTTTGAGGAGGCTATAATTGCAGCGGTTTTGGGCTTGGAATATGGAGCTAAAACAGCGAATGAAAGTAAGTCTGATGATGCTGGTGTACTTCAGAAAAAGGTTGACAAGAGGCTGAAAGTTTTTCAAGAAATCACACCATCTTTGAGTCCAAGGGCCTGA